One window of the Candidatus Saccharibacteria bacterium genome contains the following:
- a CDS encoding PIN domain-containing protein: protein MQKSLDANFLLRWLLGDVPTQQALTDRVMSGKDILHVADMVLEEIAYVMERVMGLPRSMVANNFRAIMAQANVNCNRSVLSGALPLYEKHTALSFVDCCLAVHAELNGAIPLLTFDKKLARQLPNVELVE, encoded by the coding sequence ATGCAAAAATCACTCGATGCAAACTTCTTGCTTCGCTGGCTTTTGGGTGATGTGCCCACTCAACAAGCTTTGACGGACAGGGTTATGTCTGGCAAAGACATTTTGCATGTCGCGGACATGGTACTTGAAGAGATTGCATACGTCATGGAAAGGGTAATGGGGCTGCCTCGTAGCATGGTAGCAAACAATTTCCGCGCCATCATGGCGCAGGCAAATGTAAACTGCAATAGGTCAGTACTCTCCGGAGCATTGCCGCTGTATGAAAAACATACTGCGTTATCGTTTGTTGACTGTTGCCTAGCGGTGCATGCTGAACTGAACGGTGCTATACCGTTGCTTACATTTGATAAAAAACTTGCTCGTCAATTACCCAATGTTGAACTAGTAGAATAA
- a CDS encoding PadR family transcriptional regulator yields MPDKEKIDDSFAPLRKGLLEFAVLSTVSRSKVYAADILERLLSTPFATSEGTLYPLLSRLKRDEYLAYEWAESEAGPPRKYYSLTPAGKARLTELHVYWNDLYKSLEELGGKQ; encoded by the coding sequence ATGCCGGACAAAGAAAAAATAGATGACAGTTTCGCCCCATTACGCAAAGGGCTGCTTGAGTTTGCTGTGCTCAGTACAGTTTCTCGGAGCAAGGTATACGCAGCAGACATCCTTGAACGGTTGCTTAGTACGCCGTTTGCCACCAGTGAGGGCACACTGTACCCGCTGCTTTCAAGACTCAAACGCGATGAATATCTGGCGTATGAGTGGGCAGAGAGCGAAGCTGGTCCGCCACGTAAGTATTACAGTCTAACGCCAGCAGGCAAGGCGCGCCTGACGGAGCTGCACGTGTACTGGAACGATTTATATAAAAGCCTTGAGGAGCTAGGAGGCAAGCAATGA
- a CDS encoding PspC domain-containing protein, which produces MKKVTTINLNGRAYQVEEEGYEALKAYLDKAEKTLAHNPDKEDIVNDIEQAIADKCDAELTSGKNVVSARVVQDILEKVGPVHETDDYDDEKVEVSTQQEQRKLYRLPKDGKIAGVCAGLAAYFGTDVTVMRLLFVVLTFVTQGFMILVYLILAIAMPEAKRPEEVAAAYGRPDTAKEIVGKMKQVATDKDNVARVGSVITTIAKVVANIAIVLIVIGLVVLTGFLVAGVWAALLDELKMSGTLAVITPWKQIAFFGAVYVLLALPLFWLYRLFDSVSHPKRESGHNDSRVLNITTVVLWTIALFSVLTFGAIYGESISDFANRNDGYIKVGSNAICIDDSKCGTYYEWYEENGTRHVEGINPSQTPAVTGEWR; this is translated from the coding sequence ATGAAAAAGGTGACTACTATTAATTTGAACGGGCGGGCCTATCAGGTTGAAGAAGAAGGGTATGAAGCCCTGAAGGCCTATCTGGACAAAGCAGAGAAAACACTCGCTCATAACCCCGATAAAGAAGATATTGTGAACGATATTGAGCAAGCTATTGCCGATAAGTGCGATGCTGAGCTAACGAGTGGAAAAAACGTTGTGTCTGCACGAGTCGTGCAAGACATCTTGGAAAAGGTTGGGCCTGTTCACGAAACCGATGATTATGACGACGAGAAAGTAGAAGTTTCAACGCAGCAAGAGCAACGCAAACTCTACCGCTTGCCAAAAGATGGCAAGATTGCGGGCGTTTGTGCCGGGCTGGCAGCCTATTTTGGCACAGACGTGACCGTTATGCGGCTACTATTTGTGGTTCTTACTTTTGTTACGCAAGGGTTCATGATTCTCGTGTATTTGATACTTGCTATTGCGATGCCAGAGGCCAAAAGGCCTGAAGAGGTCGCGGCAGCCTACGGGAGGCCCGATACGGCGAAAGAAATCGTTGGTAAGATGAAGCAAGTGGCTACAGATAAGGACAATGTTGCACGGGTTGGTTCGGTTATAACCACTATCGCGAAAGTCGTGGCAAATATTGCCATTGTCCTGATAGTCATTGGCCTTGTGGTGTTGACTGGTTTTCTGGTCGCGGGAGTATGGGCGGCGCTACTCGATGAGCTCAAGATGAGTGGGACGTTGGCGGTCATAACACCGTGGAAACAAATAGCATTTTTTGGGGCGGTATATGTGCTACTTGCTTTGCCACTATTCTGGCTGTACCGGCTGTTTGACAGTGTGAGTCACCCGAAACGAGAAAGTGGCCATAACGATTCCCGTGTCTTAAACATTACTACCGTCGTATTATGGACCATTGCGCTCTTTAGTGTGCTTACGTTTGGTGCTATATATGGTGAAAGTATTAGCGATTTTGCGAATCGCAATGACGGCTACATTAAAGTGGGCAGTAACGCCATATGTATTGACGATAGTAAGTGTGGTACCTACTACGAGTGGTACGAAGAAAACGGCACGCGGCATGTAGAGGGGATTAACCCGTCGCAAACTCCTGCTGTAACAGGCGAATGGCGTTAA
- a CDS encoding class I SAM-dependent methyltransferase, with amino-acid sequence MERLYSLTEEYGLGLLTEADKSVLSVGISTAGAAEIQMAQRLSERRIIATTIDRSGVGLAQDAVKNAGVSDQVEVRLEDIASDLPYADETFDFIYARLVLHYLPKQQLEKAAQNIARVVHGGGKLFVVVRSTDCLEAKDPKSLYDSTTCMTTYHTIDRPTVTSRRYFHSDDSITDVLTRHGFVIDELTHVKEALAFGFERDILSTHKDDLIQLVAKKIAIR; translated from the coding sequence ATGGAGAGGCTGTATTCACTAACCGAAGAGTATGGACTAGGTTTATTAACAGAGGCTGATAAGTCAGTGTTGAGTGTTGGCATCTCAACGGCTGGTGCAGCAGAAATACAGATGGCGCAGCGGTTATCTGAGCGTCGTATCATTGCCACGACTATTGATAGGTCGGGCGTTGGTCTGGCTCAAGACGCAGTGAAAAACGCTGGCGTTTCTGACCAAGTAGAGGTACGTTTAGAGGATATCGCAAGCGATCTTCCATATGCAGACGAAACATTTGATTTTATATACGCTCGACTGGTTCTTCACTATTTGCCAAAACAGCAGCTAGAGAAAGCGGCGCAAAATATTGCCAGGGTAGTCCATGGTGGCGGTAAACTATTTGTCGTTGTTCGGTCGACGGACTGCTTAGAAGCGAAAGACCCCAAGTCGCTGTACGACTCAACGACATGCATGACTACGTATCATACTATCGACCGCCCCACTGTCACATCACGCCGGTATTTTCACTCAGATGATTCGATAACAGATGTATTAACAAGGCACGGATTTGTGATAGATGAACTGACCCACGTAAAAGAAGCACTCGCGTTTGGTTTTGAGCGAGATATACTTTCGACTCACAAAGACGATCTCATACAGCTTGTTGCAAAGAAAATTGCAATCAGATAA
- the mutM gene encoding bifunctional DNA-formamidopyrimidine glycosylase/DNA-(apurinic or apyrimidinic site) lyase, protein MPELPEVETIRRGLTTLLVGKTVCGVHNYGSLKSFPNVPADVKQFLVGATVSRVWRRAKMLFIELSSGYTLACHLKMTGQIIVVSDHERWGAGHPNDSFVRELPDNTTREHIDFTDGTRMYFNDLRKFGWMKLYPTSEIQNMDFMKKVGPEPLESSFTGEVLYQRLQRRKNTSIKAAILDQTVLAGVGNIYADESLWAAKIHPKTLVKNVSAASIHCLASEIKAVMKLSIEKGGSTDKNYVNAEGKKGSYLSFANVFRRDGQPCPRCGTTITKIRVAARGTHFCEVCQSL, encoded by the coding sequence ATGCCAGAGCTACCAGAGGTAGAAACCATACGCCGCGGGCTTACGACACTGCTTGTCGGAAAGACCGTATGCGGCGTTCATAACTACGGGAGTCTAAAAAGTTTTCCGAACGTACCAGCGGATGTTAAGCAGTTTCTGGTGGGGGCAACAGTCTCGCGAGTGTGGCGAAGGGCAAAGATGTTGTTCATCGAGCTTTCAAGTGGTTATACGCTAGCATGTCACTTGAAAATGACAGGGCAGATTATTGTAGTGAGTGATCACGAGCGGTGGGGAGCGGGGCATCCAAACGATAGTTTTGTGCGGGAACTGCCAGACAATACCACTCGTGAGCACATTGACTTCACCGACGGTACCCGTATGTATTTTAACGACCTTCGTAAATTTGGTTGGATGAAACTGTATCCTACGAGCGAAATACAAAACATGGATTTTATGAAAAAAGTTGGCCCCGAACCGCTAGAAAGTTCATTTACGGGTGAGGTGCTGTACCAGCGACTGCAGCGGCGAAAAAATACGTCGATTAAAGCAGCTATTCTTGACCAGACCGTACTGGCTGGGGTTGGGAATATTTACGCAGATGAGTCACTGTGGGCGGCGAAGATACACCCAAAAACACTCGTTAAAAACGTATCCGCAGCAAGTATCCACTGCCTAGCATCTGAAATCAAAGCCGTTATGAAGCTTTCCATAGAAAAGGGCGGCAGTACCGACAAAAACTATGTGAATGCCGAAGGCAAAAAAGGGAGCTACCTGAGCTTTGCGAATGTGTTCCGGCGTGACGGCCAGCCCTGTCCGCGCTGCGGCACAACCATCACCAAAATCCGTGTCGCCGCCCGCGGCACCCACTTTTGCGAAGTTTGTCAGTCGTTATAG
- a CDS encoding bifunctional alpha,alpha-trehalose-phosphate synthase (UDP-forming)/trehalose-phosphatase, whose product MPRVVIVSNRLPVSVKKVDGKLEFSPSAGGLATGLSSYATTGANRWIGWPGIASDDLTDGERKHITVELRKHHCYPVFLTQKQLDGFYNGYSNSVLWPLFHHMKVDAGDTPSNWRSYKEVNKLYAEATLSLSRETDRLWLHDYQLMLLPEMLRIARPKSHIGFFLHIPFPSSNIFLESKHAAELTKGLLGADLIGMHTSAYVENFLSCSRELQIGLVAPKKVVLPERVVRVTDLPIGIDYRKFADASRSLEVTIEHKKLLWKYLGKKVILTIDRLDPSKGLLGRLKAYRMLLAENPKLRGKVVMVMQAMPSRTEVAAYQKLRVDVEKLVEQINSQFGTRRWQPVETIFSPLPFAQYAALYQRADVAFIAPIRDGMNLVAKEYLASHPKSDGILILSETAGAAEELKDAVLVNPYKLRSLVTGLTDALNMTPSGFLRRTRKMQRILRRNTIDKWAAGFIDLLEHPIPVPTIRITRTLSESLQRHLKAQHKYAHKRLFLFDYDGTLQPIVQRPEQAKPSSETIALLRKLAKNPKNHVVVISGREKNNLHTWLGHLPITLVAEHGGWIRFHDHKSWRQTTQSSLLWKDEVEKIFNQYTKKTPGSMTEQKTYSIAWHYRNATPFSAQKNLIALKQLLRPLAQNHGLRIKDGKMVLEVHPLDISKGHAVQEWLIGSEYDFVMAIGDDTTDEDMFAALPPTAYTIKVGRGRTLANYRLPNPTTVHQLLRKL is encoded by the coding sequence ATGCCGAGAGTTGTGATTGTTTCCAACCGGCTGCCGGTGAGCGTGAAAAAGGTGGACGGCAAGCTAGAATTTTCCCCTTCGGCCGGAGGGCTAGCGACTGGTTTGTCTTCATACGCCACAACTGGCGCCAATCGCTGGATAGGCTGGCCCGGTATAGCTAGCGACGACCTCACCGACGGCGAACGAAAGCATATTACGGTCGAGCTTCGCAAACACCATTGCTACCCTGTTTTCCTTACCCAAAAACAACTAGATGGTTTCTATAACGGCTACAGCAACAGCGTGCTCTGGCCGCTCTTTCACCACATGAAAGTCGACGCAGGTGACACGCCCTCAAACTGGCGCTCATATAAAGAGGTAAATAAACTATATGCCGAGGCCACTTTATCACTTAGTCGCGAAACTGACCGACTCTGGCTGCACGACTACCAGCTTATGCTACTCCCAGAAATGCTCCGTATTGCCCGCCCCAAAAGTCACATTGGCTTTTTCCTTCATATCCCCTTCCCTTCGAGCAATATATTTCTTGAGTCGAAGCACGCAGCCGAGCTGACAAAAGGACTTCTGGGCGCAGACCTTATTGGCATGCATACATCTGCTTATGTAGAAAACTTTCTGTCATGCAGTCGTGAACTGCAGATTGGGTTAGTAGCACCCAAAAAAGTAGTACTCCCGGAGCGCGTTGTACGCGTGACTGACCTTCCCATTGGCATCGATTACCGCAAGTTTGCCGATGCTAGCCGTTCGCTCGAAGTCACTATTGAACACAAAAAGTTACTCTGGAAATACCTAGGGAAAAAAGTCATTCTTACTATAGACCGACTCGACCCATCAAAAGGCCTCCTAGGCAGGCTAAAGGCCTACCGCATGCTGCTTGCAGAAAATCCGAAACTTCGCGGTAAAGTAGTTATGGTCATGCAAGCCATGCCATCACGTACAGAAGTAGCCGCCTACCAGAAGCTCAGGGTCGATGTCGAAAAACTGGTTGAGCAAATTAACTCCCAGTTCGGTACGCGCCGTTGGCAACCGGTAGAAACTATTTTTTCACCGCTACCATTTGCACAGTATGCTGCCCTCTATCAACGCGCCGATGTTGCCTTCATTGCCCCTATACGCGATGGCATGAACCTCGTCGCCAAGGAATATTTGGCAAGTCACCCGAAAAGCGATGGCATACTCATTCTCAGCGAAACCGCTGGTGCTGCCGAAGAACTGAAAGATGCTGTACTGGTTAACCCCTACAAATTACGCAGCCTTGTCACCGGCTTAACCGACGCGCTCAACATGACCCCGAGTGGCTTTCTGCGTCGTACCCGCAAAATGCAACGTATACTGCGCCGAAATACCATAGACAAGTGGGCTGCTGGTTTTATTGACTTACTCGAGCATCCAATCCCAGTTCCAACCATTCGCATAACCCGTACGCTGAGCGAGTCGTTACAGCGTCATCTCAAAGCACAACATAAATACGCCCATAAAAGGTTATTCCTTTTTGATTATGATGGCACACTTCAACCTATAGTACAGAGACCAGAGCAGGCGAAGCCATCTAGTGAAACTATTGCACTGCTCCGAAAGCTCGCAAAAAACCCAAAAAATCATGTCGTTGTCATTAGTGGGCGCGAAAAAAATAACCTCCACACATGGCTGGGTCATCTTCCAATCACCCTGGTGGCGGAACATGGCGGATGGATTAGGTTCCATGACCATAAAAGCTGGAGGCAGACGACCCAGTCGTCTTTGTTATGGAAAGACGAGGTAGAAAAAATATTTAATCAGTATACTAAAAAAACGCCTGGCTCAATGACAGAGCAAAAAACTTATAGCATTGCTTGGCACTACCGGAATGCAACGCCATTTTCGGCACAAAAAAATCTCATCGCACTAAAGCAACTTCTCAGACCACTCGCACAGAACCATGGGTTACGCATAAAAGACGGTAAAATGGTGCTAGAAGTTCACCCGCTAGATATTAGCAAAGGTCATGCTGTGCAAGAATGGCTTATAGGGTCAGAATATGATTTCGTTATGGCCATAGGCGATGACACCACCGACGAAGACATGTTTGCAGCGTTACCGCCTACCGCCTACACTATTAAAGTCGGCCGCGGCCGTACTCTGGCTAACTATCGCCTCCCAAACCCAACCACCGTCCACCAACTACTGCGAAAACTATAA
- a CDS encoding type II toxin-antitoxin system YafQ family toxin, translating to MKPIEFDKSFIKAYKKRIVHDQKLKKRFGLRFAQWQSGERSAPLFDHALGGSMLGFRAFSVSGDVRVIYYETDEAYVFTDVGTHAQVYGE from the coding sequence ATGAAGCCGATTGAGTTTGATAAAAGTTTCATAAAAGCGTACAAAAAACGTATAGTACATGACCAAAAACTCAAAAAGCGTTTTGGTCTGCGTTTTGCACAATGGCAGAGCGGTGAACGCAGCGCTCCCTTATTTGACCATGCGCTCGGTGGGAGTATGCTGGGGTTTCGCGCTTTTTCGGTTAGTGGCGATGTGAGGGTTATTTACTACGAAACAGACGAAGCGTATGTTTTTACGGATGTCGGCACACATGCACAGGTGTACGGGGAGTGA
- a CDS encoding AbrB/MazE/SpoVT family DNA-binding domain-containing protein, with protein sequence MKTYATSTMTSKGQITLPAAFRTAMKLQPGKRVEIRMHGNQLTILAPVSIETVRTENREYMRQHIVQVPTQEQIDAVKIAEYRQKYALGEA encoded by the coding sequence ATGAAAACATATGCGACATCTACCATGACAAGCAAGGGGCAGATTACCTTGCCGGCAGCATTTCGGACAGCCATGAAACTACAGCCCGGGAAGCGGGTAGAAATACGTATGCATGGTAATCAATTGACTATTTTAGCTCCTGTGAGCATTGAGACTGTTCGAACAGAAAATAGGGAATACATGCGCCAGCACATTGTACAGGTGCCGACGCAAGAGCAGATTGATGCTGTTAAAATAGCTGAGTATCGCCAAAAATATGCGTTAGGTGAAGCATAG
- a CDS encoding HAD family phosphatase yields the protein MIKAIIFDCFGVVLTDSLQEIRASLARENPVAALEVKDIVAANNRGLIEPQESNTRIANILGMDVEDFRAQVRAGEVRNQQLLDYILVLRKHYKTGMLSNVAMGSLDRRFPNNELARYFDAVIASAEIGYIKPDARAYGIAAERLGVLPNECVFTDDKPDFCEAARQAGMQAVVYTDFVQFTDDLNALLRDAKQ from the coding sequence ATGATTAAGGCCATTATTTTTGACTGCTTTGGCGTGGTGCTCACCGATTCGCTTCAGGAGATTCGTGCTTCGCTGGCGCGCGAAAATCCTGTAGCTGCTCTTGAGGTAAAGGACATTGTCGCCGCAAATAATAGGGGATTGATAGAGCCTCAAGAATCAAATACGAGAATAGCCAATATTCTTGGTATGGACGTCGAAGATTTCCGGGCTCAAGTACGCGCAGGAGAAGTGCGCAATCAACAGCTTTTGGACTATATTCTCGTCCTTCGAAAACACTACAAAACCGGTATGCTATCGAACGTGGCGATGGGCAGCTTAGACAGGCGATTTCCGAATAACGAGCTTGCGCGCTATTTTGATGCGGTTATTGCCTCTGCCGAAATTGGGTATATAAAACCCGATGCCAGAGCGTATGGTATTGCGGCTGAGCGGTTGGGTGTGCTGCCGAACGAGTGTGTATTTACCGACGACAAACCGGATTTTTGTGAGGCGGCGCGCCAGGCAGGCATGCAGGCAGTCGTGTATACGGATTTTGTTCAGTTTACGGACGATTTGAACGCATTGCTAAGAGACGCGAAACAGTAG
- a CDS encoding HAD family phosphatase, which translates to MKIRAVVFDLYGVLGLNGWQQFKAEHFSERSDEWERLRRLGQRADAGLATQEEFVQALAAATKQSERTIRHQFEHTRVNTPLLDYIAGELKPAYKIGLLSNTSHDVFQSIFSAEQYALFDAAIGSFAVGLTKPDPAMFVLMCRELDVEPEACVMVDDKSTHLLAAETMGMRGVLYQTAEQTIQDLRGMLADD; encoded by the coding sequence ATGAAAATACGTGCGGTTGTATTTGACTTATACGGAGTGCTTGGCCTTAATGGCTGGCAACAGTTTAAAGCAGAACATTTTTCTGAGCGTTCCGACGAATGGGAGCGCCTACGACGGCTGGGACAGCGGGCAGACGCAGGGTTAGCAACCCAAGAGGAGTTTGTGCAGGCTTTAGCTGCAGCGACTAAACAAAGTGAACGAACAATTCGGCATCAGTTTGAACATACCCGGGTTAATACACCTTTGCTAGATTACATTGCTGGTGAACTCAAGCCAGCGTACAAGATTGGACTATTGAGCAACACGAGTCACGACGTATTTCAAAGCATATTTTCTGCTGAGCAGTATGCATTATTTGATGCCGCTATAGGTTCATTTGCCGTTGGCCTGACAAAACCAGACCCGGCAATGTTTGTACTGATGTGCCGCGAACTAGACGTGGAGCCAGAGGCTTGCGTGATGGTTGATGACAAATCTACGCACCTGCTGGCTGCTGAAACTATGGGCATGCGAGGTGTTCTATACCAAACGGCCGAGCAGACCATACAGGACCTACGGGGTATGCTAGCCGATGATTAA
- the polA gene encoding DNA polymerase I, with the protein MAEEQRKRLAVIDGKSVFYRGYYAMSNLSTKDGTPTGGVFGFATMALEVIRRLKPDYVAVAWDKPKTNIRSRLAIYPEYKAGRKPAPPDFYEQIPVLHELLDAFGWPLYELDDYEADDIMATLAHEASKKGIETLLITSDMDALQCVGPLTKMYRLKKGLSDIELYSPESFTAKYGIEPEQFLDLKALKGDSSDNIPGVPGIGEKTAIQLLQDYKTMDGVYENLWQVKDSVRKKLEAGKESAYMSKKLAALWLDAPVPLDLERMDGHMGANPVKIVELLEKLEFRSLARQLPEILHVDLQHHESGITNHGFTVGENRIIDDEVKLASVKIPNGAELVVYGRSAGVAGRDPKVLIVSADDKLTYVFDLAKVDAAKVFSKFKIQDSRFIGYDVKSSLKTLLGMGVEKLPEVAHDILVAAFTLNSLIRAQTLTDLAADVLGYDGSSFENMSDEELLGRGAEIVAVIRAIVAKQREEFQANSKFQILNSTVDMPVIPVLARMEYAGIQLDTLYLAQFSEQIEDSISDLEQQIYGHADAEFNIASPAQLATILFDKLGLPTAGVKKGKTGYSTAASELDKLRVAHPIIDLISQYREVTKLKNTYVDTLPKLVDGHGRVHTTFNLTIAQTGRLSSTDPNLQNIPVRTELGKHIRAAFVAGKGRKFVSADYSQFELRLAAAMSGDSEMVSMFNRGADIHLTTAAEVYGRSPEDVTKQMRSAAKTINFGVLYGMSPHGLAAATGMNFTQAKSFIDEYFKVRAPLLGYLNGLKEQAKKDGYVETLLGRRRPMPDIHSSNFIVRQAAARAAMNMPIQGTEADLMKLAMVAVERAFEARTVQGQTSQKVQPGRSDLAQFASKPQQLLQIHDSILVECAEQDAEKVADILKTTMEAIYPDLPVKLAVDTSIGDNWGEL; encoded by the coding sequence ATGGCTGAGGAGCAGAGGAAACGGTTGGCGGTGATTGACGGAAAGTCGGTCTTTTACCGTGGGTACTACGCTATGTCAAACCTCAGTACCAAAGACGGCACGCCTACGGGCGGCGTGTTTGGGTTTGCAACCATGGCGCTCGAGGTCATTCGTCGCCTCAAGCCAGACTATGTAGCGGTGGCGTGGGACAAGCCAAAAACGAACATTCGCTCGCGGCTTGCCATATACCCAGAGTACAAAGCAGGGCGCAAGCCAGCACCACCAGACTTTTATGAACAAATCCCGGTGCTGCACGAACTTCTCGATGCGTTTGGCTGGCCGCTGTACGAACTCGATGATTACGAGGCAGATGACATTATGGCCACACTCGCACACGAAGCGAGCAAAAAGGGTATAGAAACGCTGCTTATTACCAGTGATATGGATGCGCTGCAGTGCGTCGGGCCGCTAACCAAAATGTACCGGCTGAAAAAGGGTTTAAGCGACATAGAATTGTATTCGCCAGAAAGTTTTACGGCCAAATACGGCATAGAGCCCGAACAATTTCTTGACCTCAAAGCGCTCAAAGGCGACAGCTCAGACAACATCCCGGGTGTGCCGGGCATAGGTGAAAAAACTGCTATACAGCTGCTGCAGGACTACAAGACCATGGACGGCGTGTATGAAAACCTCTGGCAGGTGAAAGACAGCGTGCGCAAAAAGCTCGAAGCTGGTAAAGAAAGCGCTTACATGAGTAAAAAACTTGCCGCGCTGTGGTTGGATGCGCCCGTGCCGCTCGACCTCGAGCGGATGGACGGACATATGGGTGCAAACCCAGTAAAGATTGTTGAGTTACTCGAAAAGCTTGAATTTAGGAGCCTTGCCCGCCAGCTACCCGAGATTTTACACGTGGATTTGCAGCATCATGAATCTGGCATTACGAATCATGGATTTACCGTTGGAGAGAACCGTATCATCGACGATGAGGTGAAACTGGCTTCTGTAAAAATCCCAAATGGGGCGGAGCTGGTAGTGTACGGGCGCTCGGCTGGAGTAGCGGGGCGTGACCCGAAAGTGCTCATAGTATCGGCAGACGACAAGCTGACTTATGTGTTTGACCTAGCAAAAGTTGATGCTGCAAAAGTCTTTTCAAAATTCAAAATTCAAGATTCAAGATTCATTGGCTACGACGTGAAGTCTAGCCTAAAGACACTGCTCGGTATGGGGGTGGAGAAACTGCCCGAAGTCGCACACGATATACTGGTTGCGGCGTTTACGCTCAATAGCCTGATTCGTGCGCAAACATTGACCGATCTTGCCGCTGACGTACTCGGATACGACGGCTCATCTTTTGAAAATATGAGCGACGAGGAACTGCTTGGTCGCGGTGCTGAAATTGTGGCCGTAATACGAGCCATAGTCGCTAAACAGCGCGAAGAATTTCAGGCAAATTCCAAATTCCAAATTCTAAATTCTACTGTCGATATGCCCGTTATACCGGTACTCGCACGTATGGAGTACGCGGGGATTCAGCTCGACACATTGTACCTGGCACAGTTTTCTGAACAAATCGAGGACAGCATCTCCGACCTTGAACAACAAATTTATGGTCATGCTGATGCCGAGTTTAACATTGCCAGTCCGGCGCAGCTTGCGACTATACTTTTTGACAAACTTGGGTTGCCAACAGCGGGTGTGAAAAAGGGTAAGACTGGCTACAGTACAGCGGCAAGCGAGCTGGATAAACTGCGCGTAGCTCACCCCATAATTGACCTTATTAGTCAGTACCGTGAGGTGACGAAGCTAAAAAATACCTATGTTGATACGCTGCCAAAACTGGTCGACGGCCATGGCCGTGTGCACACCACATTTAACCTCACCATTGCCCAGACCGGCCGACTCAGCAGCACCGACCCAAACCTGCAAAATATACCGGTGCGCACAGAACTAGGCAAGCATATCCGGGCGGCGTTTGTGGCGGGCAAGGGCAGGAAGTTCGTGAGCGCCGACTACAGCCAGTTTGAACTACGCCTTGCCGCAGCCATGAGTGGCGATAGCGAGATGGTGAGTATGTTTAATCGCGGCGCAGATATTCACCTGACCACAGCGGCCGAAGTGTATGGTCGAAGCCCCGAAGATGTCACCAAACAGATGCGTTCAGCGGCAAAAACCATTAATTTTGGTGTGCTGTACGGTATGAGCCCGCACGGGCTGGCGGCTGCAACAGGTATGAATTTTACACAGGCTAAGTCGTTTATAGACGAATATTTCAAGGTACGCGCGCCGCTCCTCGGCTACCTAAACGGCCTGAAGGAACAGGCCAAAAAAGATGGCTACGTCGAGACACTGCTGGGCCGCCGCCGCCCGATGCCAGACATACATTCGAGCAATTTCATTGTGCGACAAGCCGCCGCCCGCGCGGCAATGAACATGCCTATTCAGGGCACCGAAGCAGACCTGATGAAACTGGCAATGGTGGCGGTGGAAAGGGCGTTTGAGGCGCGAACTGTGCAAGGTCAGACCTCTCAAAAAGTGCAGCCTGGAAGGTCTGACCTTGCACAGTTCGCCAGTAAGCCCCAGCAACTGCTTCAGATACATGACTCTATCCTTGTCGAATGTGCCGAGCAAGATGCTGAAAAAGTGGCAGACATACTCAAAACCACCATGGAAGCCATTTACCCGGATCTCCCTGTAAAACTTGCAGTAGACACCTCCATAGGCGACAACTGGGGCGAACTGTAG